A stretch of Bacillus pseudomycoides DNA encodes these proteins:
- the dnaI gene encoding primosomal protein DnaI — protein MEHIQNSFAKLMQNENFKNRYEVLKAEVMAHPRVKEFVEEHKGEVTTSMIERSLVKLYEYIGQSVGCADCPNLESCKNMIQGYEPKLIIQGKMIDIQYDRCVRKVAYDERKKYEKLVQSVYMPSDILQASMENLDPSDLEPRIGAIRAANEFLSAYEPGKKVQGLYFYGKFGVGKTYLLGAIANELALKKISSMIVYLPEFLREIKSSLQNNTIGEKIDAVKRVQVLMLDDIGAEAMSSFVRDDVLGAILQFRMLENLPTFFTSNFDFKQLEHHLTYTQRGEAEEMKAARIMERIRYLAKPVEIGGKNRRHT, from the coding sequence ATGGAGCATATTCAAAATTCATTTGCAAAGTTGATGCAAAATGAAAATTTTAAAAATAGATATGAAGTATTAAAGGCGGAAGTGATGGCACATCCGCGTGTGAAAGAGTTTGTTGAAGAACATAAAGGTGAAGTAACGACTTCTATGATAGAACGAAGTCTTGTGAAACTGTATGAATATATTGGCCAAAGTGTTGGATGTGCAGATTGCCCGAACTTAGAATCCTGTAAAAATATGATTCAAGGATATGAGCCGAAATTGATTATTCAAGGTAAGATGATTGATATTCAATATGATCGTTGTGTAAGAAAAGTGGCTTATGATGAGAGGAAGAAATATGAAAAATTAGTGCAAAGTGTTTATATGCCAAGTGATATTTTACAGGCTTCTATGGAAAATTTAGATCCATCAGATTTAGAGCCGCGCATTGGAGCGATTCGTGCAGCAAATGAGTTTTTAAGTGCATACGAACCTGGGAAGAAAGTACAAGGGTTATATTTCTACGGTAAATTTGGTGTAGGAAAAACGTATCTCTTAGGAGCGATTGCAAATGAATTAGCCTTGAAAAAAATAAGTTCAATGATTGTATACTTACCAGAATTCTTACGGGAAATTAAAAGCTCACTGCAAAATAATACAATCGGTGAAAAGATTGATGCTGTGAAGCGTGTACAAGTATTAATGCTCGATGATATCGGGGCAGAAGCAATGTCCAGTTTCGTGCGTGATGATGTCCTTGGAGCTATACTGCAATTTCGTATGTTGGAAAATTTACCAACGTTCTTTACATCTAACTTTGATTTTAAACAGTTAGAACATCATTTAACGTATACGCAGCGCGGAGAAGCAGAAGAAATGAAAGCGGCCCGTATTATGGAGCGCATTAGATATTTAGCAAAACCGGTTGAGATTGGCGGGAAGAATCGTCGTCACACTTAA
- the ytxC gene encoding putative sporulation protein YtxC: MIEICFEEKNDAAYVYQQLIKRTEKLYKETSVYLHEQKVTIHIPICESDYMGKVLTPVLLYFIVNIKQNEWLRIFLKEKFFYEEQEECHQILHMAQAILNGKRKGITRDLTRNQIEDHIMSSLKGWLCDPLSFSFSSYIRFRLRTYKEMVHRLAEVAIDEYKMEQEYQMFVEMLRQQVSSRKSRLSCLHLVFDESFIFYDEKGIRLKQEKLVQYIDEELLTKQGVYIDTKVIAPLLSISPKMIYLYTKEQDHNMIVTLQNVFQERVQICAPHEFEHNVKNFKNKGNTLDFLSF, from the coding sequence GTGATTGAAATCTGCTTCGAAGAAAAAAATGATGCTGCGTACGTATATCAACAACTGATAAAGAGAACGGAAAAGCTATATAAAGAAACGAGTGTTTATTTACATGAACAAAAAGTAACAATTCATATTCCAATATGTGAATCGGACTATATGGGGAAAGTTTTAACACCGGTACTCCTTTATTTTATTGTTAATATAAAACAAAATGAATGGCTTCGTATTTTTTTAAAAGAAAAGTTTTTTTATGAAGAACAGGAAGAATGCCATCAAATTTTACATATGGCACAAGCTATTTTAAATGGAAAAAGAAAAGGAATTACCCGAGATTTAACACGTAATCAAATTGAGGATCATATTATGTCTTCTTTAAAAGGATGGCTCTGTGACCCGCTTTCTTTTTCTTTTTCATCCTATATTCGTTTTCGCTTGCGCACATATAAAGAAATGGTGCACAGGCTTGCGGAAGTAGCGATTGATGAATATAAAATGGAGCAAGAGTATCAAATGTTTGTAGAAATGCTGCGGCAACAAGTAAGTAGCCGAAAATCACGTTTATCTTGCTTGCATCTTGTGTTTGATGAAAGTTTTATTTTTTATGATGAAAAAGGAATACGTTTAAAACAAGAGAAATTGGTTCAATATATAGACGAGGAGTTACTAACTAAACAGGGTGTATACATTGATACCAAGGTAATAGCGCCACTTCTTTCTATTTCGCCGAAAATGATTTATTTGTATACAAAAGAACAAGATCACAATATGATTGTTACCCTTCAAAATGTATTTCAAGAAAGAGTACAAATATGTGCACCTCATGAATTTGAACACAACGTGAAAAATTTTAAAAATAAGGGGAACACCCTTGATTTTCTAAGTTTTTGA